A single Sander lucioperca isolate FBNREF2018 chromosome 24, SLUC_FBN_1.2, whole genome shotgun sequence DNA region contains:
- the LOC116044836 gene encoding tubulin alpha-1A chain-like, translating to MRECLSVHVGQAGVQMGNACWELYCLEHGIQPDGQMPSDKTIGGGDDSFNTFFSETGAGKHVPRAVFVDLEPTVIDEVRTGTYRQLFHPEQLITGKEDAANNYARGHYTIGKEIIDLVLDRIRKLADQCTGLQGFLIFHSFGGGTGSGFTSLLMERLSVDYGKKSKLEFAVYPAPQVSTAVVEPYNTILTTHTTLEHSDCAFMVDNEAIYDICRRNLDIERPTYTNLNRLIGQIVSSITASLRFDGALNVDLTEFQTNLVPYPRIHFPLATYAPVISAEKAYHEQLTVADITNACFEPANQMVKCDPRHGKYMACCLLYRGDVVPKDVNSAIATIKTKRTIQFVDWCPTGFKVGINYQPPTVVPGGDLAKVQRAVCMLSNTTAIAEAWARLDHKFDLMYAKRAFVHWYVGEGMEEGEFSEAREDMAALEKDYEEVGTDSVGDEGEEEY from the exons ATG CGTGAATGTCTCTCTGTCCATGTCGGCCAGGCCGGTGTCCAAATGggcaatgcatgctgggagctCTACTGCCTGGAGCACGGCATTCAGCCAGACGGTCAGATGCCCAGTGACAAGACCATCGGAGGAGGAGACGACTCCTTCAACACCTTCTTCAGTGAGACTGGAGCTGGCAAACATGTTCCCAGAGCCGTCTTCGTGGACTTGGAGCCAACAGTCATTG ATGAGGTCCGTACAGGAACCTACCGCCAGCTCTTCCATCCTGAGCAGCTGATCACCGGAAAGGAAGACGCAGCCAACAACTACGCTCGTGGTCACTACACCATCGGCAAAGAGATCATCGACCTAGTTCTTGACAGGATTCGTAAACTG GCTGACCAGTGCACAGGACTCCAAGGTTTCCTCATCTTCCACTCCTTTGGAGGAGGAACCGGCTCAGGCTTCACCTCTCTGCTGATGGAGCGTCTCTCTGTTGACTACGGCAAAAAGTCCAAGCTGGAGTTTGCAGTTTACCCAGCCCCCCAGGTGTCCACTGCTGTGGTGGAGCCGTACAACACCATCCTGACCACCCACACCACCCTGGAGCACTCCGACTGCGCCTTCATGGTGGACAATGAGGCCATCTACGACATCTGCCGCAGGAACCTGGACATCGAGCGCCCCACCTACACCAACCTCAACAGGCTGATTGGACAGATCGTCTCCTCCATCACCGCCTCCCTGCGCTTCGACGGCGCCCTGAACGTGGACCTGACGGAGTTCCAGACCAACTTGGTGCCCTACCCTCGTATCCATTTCCCTCTGGCCACCTACGCCCCCGTTATCTCCGCAGAGAAGGCCTATCATGAGCAGCTCACTGTGGCTGACATCACCAACGCCTGCTTCgagccagccaatcagatggtGAAATGCGACCCTCGTCACGGAAAGTACATGGCCTGCTGTCTCCTGTACCGCGGTGATGTAGTTCCCAAAGACGTCAACTCTGCCATCGCCACCATCAAAACAAAGCGCACCATCCAGTTTGTGGACTGGTGTCCCACAGGCTTCAAGGTGGGCATCAACTACCAGCCTCCCACTGTGGTTCCTGGAGGAGACCTGGCCAAGGTGCAGAGGGCCGTGTGCATGCTCAGCAACACCACCGCCATCGCCGAGGCCTGGGCTCGCCTCGACCACAAGTTCGACCTGATGTACGCCAAGAGGGCCTTCGTCCACTGGTACGTCGGAGAGgggatggaggagggagagtTCTCGGAGGCCAGAGAGGACATGGCTGCCCTGGAGAAGGATTATGAAGAAGTGGGCACTGACAGCGTCGGGGACGAAGGAGAGGAAGAGTACTAA